One stretch of Synechococcus sp. UW179A DNA includes these proteins:
- a CDS encoding NAD(P)-dependent oxidoreductase, which yields MEGVDPMAMLLNDDFRNRSPDKVRVVVFGATGYIGRFVVKELITRGYNVVAFARDRSGVGGRQDQESVKANFPGAEVRFGDVTNSDSLARHAFDQPVDVVISCLASRTGGRKDSWAIDYQATLNTYRQGKKAGLSHFVLLSAICVQKPLLEFQKAKLALEAELRDGNDVTYSIVRPTAFFKSLGAQVESCRKGAPYVMFGDGELASCKPISESDLASYLSDCVVDQDKINQILPIGGPGEALSARQQGELLFKALGKKTWMISLPIALMDLPVGCLEFLSGKFPSLEDTAEFGRIGRYYAGESMLVWDEQRQQYDSAATPSYGSDTLEQFFERVVRDGMDGQDLGDAALF from the coding sequence ATGGAAGGTGTCGACCCAATGGCCATGCTTCTGAACGACGACTTCCGTAATCGTTCGCCAGACAAGGTGCGTGTTGTGGTCTTTGGTGCGACCGGATATATCGGTCGTTTTGTGGTGAAAGAGCTGATCACGCGCGGTTACAACGTCGTGGCTTTCGCCCGTGATCGCAGTGGTGTGGGCGGCCGCCAAGATCAGGAGAGCGTGAAAGCGAATTTCCCTGGCGCGGAGGTTCGCTTCGGTGACGTTACCAATTCCGACTCTCTAGCTCGCCATGCTTTCGATCAGCCAGTGGATGTGGTGATCAGCTGCCTCGCGTCACGTACCGGCGGTCGCAAGGATTCATGGGCCATCGATTATCAGGCCACACTCAACACTTATCGCCAGGGAAAGAAGGCTGGGCTCTCGCATTTCGTTCTTTTGTCAGCGATCTGCGTTCAAAAACCTTTGTTGGAATTTCAGAAAGCGAAGCTTGCGCTTGAGGCGGAGCTTCGCGATGGCAATGATGTGACTTATTCCATCGTTCGCCCGACAGCATTTTTCAAAAGCCTCGGAGCTCAGGTTGAAAGTTGTCGCAAGGGCGCCCCTTACGTGATGTTCGGAGATGGTGAGTTGGCAAGTTGCAAGCCAATCAGTGAGTCTGACTTGGCGTCTTATCTCAGTGACTGCGTGGTTGATCAAGACAAGATCAACCAGATCTTGCCAATTGGAGGCCCTGGAGAGGCGTTAAGTGCTCGACAGCAGGGTGAACTGCTTTTCAAGGCTTTAGGGAAAAAAACCTGGATGATTTCCCTGCCGATTGCGTTGATGGATCTTCCTGTGGGTTGTCTTGAATTTCTATCCGGAAAGTTTCCCTCACTCGAGGACACGGCTGAATTTGGAAGGATCGGCCGCTACTACGCTGGGGAGTCAATGCTTGTCTGGGACGAACAGCGTCAGCAATACGACAGTGCAGCGACGCCCTCCTATGGCAGCGACACTTTGGAGCAGTTTTTTGAACGCGTTGTGCGTGATGGGATGGACGGCCAGGACCTCGGTGATGCCGCTCTGTTCTGA
- the malQ gene encoding 4-alpha-glucanotransferase, with product MTAASLPRRRVGVLLHPTALPGSPVCGGLGAPARFWIQALAQNGIGVWQVLPLSPPDGTGSPYSSPSSFAINPWLLDAKDLSDQGFLQPGDLDALPGVEAAEPLLDFPLADRRAAALARQLRHRWDQLSHAHHAAFDRWRRDQSRWLQDHAAFMVLRDQNQGRPWWDWPQELAVHDQTALGEWRQAHQDRLLEQELLQWHLSRQWTWLRELARELDVEILGDLPFYVARDSADVWSHRALFSIAADGRLREQSGVPPDYFSATGQLWGTPVYSWPRHRSTGFRWWRDRLRRQWQLADRLRLDHFRALASYWSVPGGESTAMNGSWRRSPGRELLSCLRRDAGGRLPLVAEDLGVITPDVEQLRDHFHLPGMKVLQFAFDGNPRNPYLPSNIHGTGWVVYPGTHDNPTSLGWWQRLDDDSRARLASCLDCPVEAPGWQLLELGMASTAQLVVAPLQDLLHLDDVARFNTPGTVEGNWSWRLPVFDDSVAGALQGYGLRAEVWSRR from the coding sequence GTGACAGCTGCTTCTTTGCCGCGCCGTCGTGTCGGTGTTCTTTTGCATCCGACTGCCCTGCCAGGTTCGCCTGTCTGCGGAGGTTTGGGAGCTCCTGCCCGCTTTTGGATCCAGGCCCTTGCGCAGAACGGGATCGGCGTCTGGCAGGTGTTGCCGCTGTCACCGCCGGATGGAACCGGGTCTCCTTATAGCTCTCCATCCAGTTTTGCCATCAATCCCTGGCTCTTGGATGCCAAGGATCTGAGCGATCAGGGATTTCTTCAACCTGGTGATTTAGATGCTCTTCCGGGTGTTGAGGCAGCCGAACCCCTACTGGATTTCCCCCTCGCAGACAGGCGGGCTGCAGCTTTGGCCAGGCAACTGCGCCATCGCTGGGACCAGCTGTCGCACGCTCACCATGCGGCTTTTGATCGATGGCGACGGGATCAATCCCGCTGGCTTCAGGATCACGCAGCCTTCATGGTGCTGCGTGATCAGAACCAGGGACGTCCCTGGTGGGACTGGCCTCAGGAGCTGGCAGTTCACGATCAGACAGCTTTGGGCGAGTGGCGCCAGGCGCATCAGGATCGTCTTCTGGAGCAGGAGCTCCTTCAGTGGCATCTGAGCCGGCAATGGACATGGCTGCGCGAGCTTGCCCGTGAACTCGATGTGGAAATTCTCGGGGATCTTCCCTTTTATGTGGCCCGAGACAGCGCTGATGTCTGGAGCCATCGCGCCTTGTTTTCGATTGCAGCGGATGGAAGGCTGCGAGAACAAAGTGGTGTTCCGCCTGACTATTTCTCCGCGACCGGACAGCTTTGGGGAACGCCGGTGTACAGCTGGCCCCGACATCGCAGCACAGGTTTTCGCTGGTGGAGGGATCGTCTGCGGCGTCAGTGGCAGCTCGCCGATCGCCTGAGGCTTGATCATTTCCGTGCGCTGGCGTCTTACTGGTCAGTTCCCGGAGGGGAGTCCACGGCCATGAACGGATCCTGGCGACGTTCTCCTGGTCGTGAGTTGCTCAGCTGTCTGCGTCGAGATGCAGGAGGCCGTTTACCGCTGGTGGCCGAAGACTTGGGAGTAATTACTCCTGATGTGGAGCAGCTGCGTGATCATTTCCATCTGCCTGGAATGAAGGTGTTGCAGTTCGCTTTTGATGGCAATCCTCGTAACCCTTACCTGCCCTCCAACATCCATGGCACCGGATGGGTGGTCTATCCAGGAACTCACGACAATCCAACAAGTTTGGGCTGGTGGCAAAGGCTGGATGACGACTCCCGTGCTCGTTTGGCCAGTTGTCTTGATTGCCCGGTTGAGGCCCCTGGCTGGCAGCTGCTCGAGCTGGGCATGGCTTCAACGGCGCAGCTGGTGGTTGCACCACTGCAGGACCTGCTGCACCTGGATGACGTCGCCCGCTTCAATACACCCGGGACGGTTGAAGGCAACTGGAGTTGGCGTCTACCGGTGTTTGATGACTCGGTTGCAGGAGCACTTCAGGGTTATGGGTTGCGTGCTGAAGTCTGGTCAAGGCGATAG
- a CDS encoding RodZ family helix-turn-helix domain-containing protein — MALFKRSLPWRWRRRRQSEANPTDQAAKEAPLIEAGQRLRQHREQRGLSLRDLSREVRITTPVLEALERGWSDRLPEPAYLVAMLHRLEQYLQLEPNSLSGALPEDCFQQRLPQDQRRTRFTLGSIDIFTTWQGSLVYIVVISVSLLALNQQQRQLAIDNTKAFTPVPLNLQQDSDALLQGLRPLAELRSQKTADSVAKLIDNQPLPGVLEVTLKQPSTLTLSSEGGDRSSLKGATGTLTLQLLPPLQLSVQPAPAAGDVRWDGLPQKAQNNQPGIYRLDQTSARNP; from the coding sequence ATGGCTTTGTTCAAACGTTCCCTCCCATGGCGCTGGCGTCGAAGGCGCCAGAGTGAAGCCAATCCAACGGATCAAGCGGCCAAAGAGGCCCCGCTGATCGAGGCTGGCCAACGTCTGAGACAGCACCGTGAACAACGCGGGCTGAGCCTGAGAGATTTATCGCGAGAGGTGCGCATCACCACGCCGGTGTTGGAAGCACTGGAGCGGGGCTGGTCAGACCGCTTACCGGAACCGGCTTACCTGGTAGCAATGCTGCACCGTTTGGAGCAATACCTCCAGCTCGAGCCCAACAGCCTGAGCGGAGCGCTGCCTGAAGACTGTTTTCAACAAAGATTGCCCCAAGATCAGCGGCGGACACGCTTCACGCTTGGAAGCATTGACATCTTCACCACCTGGCAGGGAAGCCTCGTTTACATCGTTGTCATCAGCGTGTCCTTGCTCGCGCTAAATCAACAGCAACGACAACTGGCGATCGATAACACCAAGGCATTCACTCCTGTTCCACTGAATCTTCAACAGGACTCCGATGCACTACTGCAAGGCCTACGGCCGCTCGCAGAGCTCAGATCGCAAAAGACGGCTGACTCCGTTGCAAAGCTGATTGACAACCAACCGCTGCCGGGCGTGCTTGAAGTCACCCTCAAGCAACCGAGCACCTTGACGCTCAGCAGTGAGGGAGGCGATCGCAGTTCTCTCAAAGGAGCAACCGGCACGCTCACCCTTCAGCTGCTGCCACCCCTTCAGCTCAGCGTTCAACCGGCACCCGCTGCAGGAGATGTTCGATGGGACGGGCTCCCCCAGAAAGCGCAGAACAATCAACCCGGGATCTATCGCCTTGACCAGACTTCAGCACGCAACCCATAA
- a CDS encoding ribose-phosphate pyrophosphokinase — MTGFLTAARAEQEKIQHDTRRLRLFTGTSNPALSREIAAYLGVPDGPRVCKRFADGELYVQIQESIRGCDVFLIQPTCAPVNDHLMELLIMVDACRRASARQVTAVVPYYGYARADRKTAGRESITAKLTANLLVTSGVDRVLAMDLHSAQIQGYFDIPCDHIYGSPVLVDYLSDQDLGEVVVVSPDVGGVARARAFAKQMNDAPLAIIDKRRTGHNMAESLTVIGDVQDKTAILIDDMIDTGGTICAGARLLREKGARRVIACATHAVFSPPAAERLSADGLFEQVVVTNSIPIPSDRVFPQLQVLSVANMLGEAIWRIHEESSVSSMFR; from the coding sequence GTGACCGGATTCCTGACTGCAGCCCGCGCCGAACAGGAAAAGATTCAGCACGACACTCGGCGGCTGCGACTTTTTACCGGAACGTCAAACCCTGCGCTTTCGCGTGAAATCGCGGCCTATCTCGGCGTACCGGATGGTCCAAGAGTCTGCAAACGCTTCGCTGACGGGGAGCTCTACGTGCAGATTCAGGAATCCATTCGTGGCTGCGACGTCTTCCTCATTCAGCCTACTTGTGCTCCTGTCAACGATCACCTGATGGAGCTGCTGATCATGGTGGATGCCTGTCGTCGCGCATCCGCCCGTCAGGTCACCGCTGTCGTGCCGTACTACGGCTATGCCAGGGCTGACCGCAAAACAGCAGGCCGCGAGTCGATCACCGCGAAACTAACGGCCAACCTGCTGGTGACCTCCGGTGTTGACCGTGTACTGGCGATGGATCTCCATTCCGCTCAGATCCAGGGCTACTTTGACATTCCCTGCGATCACATCTACGGCTCTCCGGTTCTTGTCGACTATCTATCTGATCAGGATCTAGGCGAGGTGGTGGTGGTGTCGCCTGATGTAGGGGGAGTGGCCCGCGCCAGAGCCTTCGCCAAACAGATGAACGATGCGCCACTGGCGATTATCGACAAGCGGCGCACAGGTCACAACATGGCCGAAAGCCTCACAGTGATTGGCGATGTGCAGGACAAAACCGCCATCCTCATCGACGACATGATCGATACCGGCGGCACAATCTGCGCCGGTGCTCGCCTTCTGCGTGAAAAGGGAGCGCGTCGTGTGATCGCCTGCGCCACCCATGCCGTGTTCTCGCCACCTGCGGCGGAGCGTCTCTCTGCTGACGGTCTGTTTGAGCAAGTAGTGGTAACTAACTCGATTCCAATCCCTTCAGACCGTGTGTTTCCGCAGCTCCAGGTACTCTCGGTCGCCAACATGCTGGGCGAAGCGATCTGGCGTATTCATGAGGAGAGCTCCGTCAGCTCGATGTTCCGCTGA
- a CDS encoding LCP family protein, with the protein MKDEGPTGDPSPSRLTRWFGSHPFRTVLRIATALAGASLIAGGLGLIWPKPDPMAAEPPSADDPASLAPLPERPVMVLVVGIDADGINDPNNNAAPNGPANADSLMLVQVSSSEPVQVLQLPTELAVNLPGRKTLQSLADAYPVGGVALTADVIAEVVGLREGEPDRFVVMPRQALRSLVDGLGEVEVILNQSYEHKDKTQNYSVNLQAGRQTLNGSQAEQLARYRPQPKNDQARRTRQQSLLKGIHEQLNQPNAVALLPAVIGEVSAQMETDLTPLEIMSLTAAALSSAQPPVISQLELSPRIGKQVMRELKPNQPLPLWPKPPDDAADN; encoded by the coding sequence ATGAAGGACGAGGGACCAACGGGTGATCCTTCACCGAGCCGATTGACGCGATGGTTCGGAAGCCATCCATTTAGAACAGTTCTGAGAATCGCCACTGCTCTTGCAGGAGCCAGCCTGATCGCTGGAGGGCTTGGTTTGATCTGGCCGAAACCCGACCCGATGGCAGCTGAACCGCCTTCGGCGGATGATCCCGCCAGCCTGGCGCCACTTCCCGAGCGTCCGGTCATGGTGCTGGTGGTGGGCATTGATGCAGATGGAATCAATGATCCAAACAACAATGCCGCGCCCAACGGACCAGCCAATGCCGACAGCCTGATGCTCGTCCAGGTCAGCTCCAGCGAACCCGTCCAAGTGCTGCAGCTTCCGACAGAACTCGCGGTGAATCTGCCGGGGCGCAAAACGCTTCAGTCGTTAGCTGATGCCTATCCGGTTGGCGGCGTAGCCCTTACAGCTGATGTGATTGCTGAAGTAGTCGGATTGAGGGAGGGGGAACCAGACCGATTTGTAGTGATGCCGCGACAGGCACTTCGCAGCCTTGTGGATGGACTGGGTGAGGTGGAAGTCATCCTCAATCAGTCCTATGAGCACAAGGACAAGACCCAGAACTACAGCGTGAACCTTCAGGCGGGGCGGCAAACGCTGAACGGCAGCCAAGCGGAACAACTTGCGCGCTACAGGCCTCAGCCCAAGAATGATCAAGCACGGCGCACCCGACAGCAGAGTCTGTTGAAGGGGATCCACGAGCAGCTGAATCAACCGAATGCCGTCGCCCTACTGCCCGCAGTGATTGGCGAAGTGAGCGCCCAGATGGAAACAGATCTCACTCCTCTTGAGATCATGAGCCTGACAGCGGCGGCACTCAGCAGCGCTCAGCCCCCTGTGATCAGTCAACTGGAACTCAGCCCTCGCATCGGGAAACAGGTGATGCGGGAACTCAAGCCGAACCAGCCGCTTCCCCTCTGGCCAAAACCCCCTGACGATGCTGCAGACAACTGA
- a CDS encoding pseudouridine synthase: MRQRLQKLMSAAGHCSRRQAEELLRQGRIHVNGTIAALGDQADPETDLICVDGTPLAMVNAERVLLLNKPAGVISSCHDPQGRETVLDLIPAELRKGLHPVGRLDADSRGALLLSNQGELTFKLTHPRYAHSKTYRVTVTGTPDHSKLERWRQGMQLDGSRTLPASVKLLHSKRGHSTLEVILREGRNRQIRRIASLLGHSVLDLQRIAIAGLALGSTEEGCWRELSRQEWRSLISSQAGEA; this comes from the coding sequence ATGCGCCAGCGACTTCAGAAACTGATGTCCGCCGCGGGGCACTGCTCCCGCCGCCAGGCAGAGGAACTGCTGCGCCAGGGTCGAATTCACGTCAACGGAACGATCGCAGCACTCGGAGATCAGGCTGATCCGGAAACAGATCTGATCTGCGTGGATGGGACGCCTTTGGCCATGGTGAATGCGGAGCGAGTACTGCTGCTCAACAAACCTGCCGGCGTGATCAGCAGCTGCCATGACCCTCAAGGTCGCGAAACCGTGCTGGACCTAATCCCCGCCGAGCTCCGGAAAGGGCTGCATCCAGTCGGACGTTTGGATGCCGACAGCCGTGGAGCTTTGTTGCTCAGCAACCAGGGAGAGCTCACCTTCAAGCTCACACACCCCCGCTATGCCCACAGCAAGACCTACAGGGTGACGGTGACCGGAACACCGGATCACTCGAAGCTGGAACGATGGCGACAAGGCATGCAACTGGATGGCTCTCGAACCCTCCCTGCCAGCGTGAAACTGCTCCACAGCAAGCGTGGACACAGCACCCTTGAGGTAATTCTGCGAGAAGGACGTAACCGGCAGATCCGCAGGATTGCCTCGCTGCTCGGTCATTCGGTACTCGACCTGCAGCGGATTGCAATCGCTGGACTGGCTCTTGGATCAACGGAAGAAGGATGCTGGCGCGAGCTATCCAGGCAAGAATGGCGAAGCCTGATCAGCTCTCAGGCAGGTGAGGCGTAA